The following are encoded together in the Pseudoalteromonas piscicida genome:
- a CDS encoding glycosyltransferase, translating into MGLLAAKSLNVPVILSRRVDNTEPRWWSKLKYPAYDKVIAISEGIRQVLLSQGVAPEQVKLVHSAVDTQRFTPNKAERQWLLDEFELPQNALVVANFAQLIERKGQDVIMRAAKQLIAEHPNLRVLLFGRGPKQQQYQARIDELGLQRIVQLVGFRQDVARILPAVDIVAHPASMEGLGVALLQSSASGVPVVGFAAGGIPEAVAHNETGLLAPVGNQVQFTQDLNRLLQDPILREQMGRKGRAKMCSEFAIEVMAEGNLSVYRSVLTELGRAPLTRAC; encoded by the coding sequence TTGGGGTTACTTGCCGCGAAGTCGCTTAATGTTCCTGTTATTTTATCGAGGCGAGTCGACAACACCGAGCCACGCTGGTGGTCAAAATTAAAATACCCAGCCTACGATAAAGTTATCGCTATCTCAGAGGGGATCCGCCAAGTATTACTCTCGCAAGGTGTCGCCCCTGAGCAAGTAAAGTTGGTTCACAGTGCAGTCGATACGCAGCGTTTTACGCCAAATAAAGCGGAGCGGCAATGGCTACTTGATGAGTTTGAACTGCCCCAAAATGCCTTGGTTGTGGCTAATTTTGCGCAACTGATAGAGCGCAAAGGGCAAGATGTGATCATGCGTGCAGCCAAACAACTCATTGCTGAGCATCCTAATTTGCGCGTATTACTGTTTGGTCGAGGGCCAAAGCAGCAACAGTATCAGGCACGTATAGATGAACTGGGGCTGCAAAGAATTGTCCAGCTAGTGGGATTTCGACAAGACGTAGCGCGTATTTTACCGGCGGTTGATATTGTTGCACATCCAGCATCGATGGAAGGGCTAGGCGTAGCGTTATTACAAAGTAGCGCATCTGGCGTGCCTGTCGTGGGCTTTGCTGCTGGCGGCATTCCTGAAGCGGTTGCGCACAATGAAACCGGATTACTTGCTCCGGTTGGTAATCAAGTTCAGTTTACCCAAGATCTTAATCGCTTATTGCAGGACCCGATTTTACGAGAGCAAATGGGCCGTAAAGGCCGCGCTAAAATGTGCAGTGAATTTGCCATTGAGGTGATGGCGGAAGGTAACTTGTCGGTATATCGAAGCGTGTTAACTGAGTTGGGAAGAGCGCCTTTAACTAGGGCCTGTTGA
- a CDS encoding glycosyltransferase family 4 protein — MKVLHIEAGRHLYGGAQQVVYLTQALQQKGIENVLVCPPNSEMIAAVDKQVAVVPVKMAGDLDVMQCLRLRRVIAHHQPDCVHIHSRRGVDTWGYLPRSRLMFLLFYRGESTTPSHAGGQN; from the coding sequence ATGAAAGTTCTGCATATTGAAGCGGGCCGTCACTTATATGGCGGCGCACAACAAGTGGTGTATTTAACTCAAGCGTTACAGCAAAAGGGCATTGAGAACGTGCTGGTTTGCCCGCCTAATAGTGAAATGATTGCAGCAGTTGATAAGCAAGTTGCTGTGGTTCCTGTGAAAATGGCAGGCGATCTCGATGTCATGCAATGTTTGCGTTTGCGAAGGGTTATTGCCCATCACCAACCTGATTGTGTTCATATTCACAGCCGCAGAGGGGTTGATACTTGGGGTTACTTGCCGCGAAGTCGCTTAATGTTCCTGTTATTTTATCGAGGCGAGTCGACAACACCGAGCCACGCTGGTGGTCAAAATTAA
- a CDS encoding DUF6482 family protein, with protein sequence MLAATLKEKIANKELHAIVLSYADSNHYLAGGQDSDGNLHILMHAEGKLTPFNSLREAETKLAELGATQAYLRVESAYDEIGPEDASGTHISNMEIRHLAPSDITV encoded by the coding sequence ATGCTTGCTGCCACACTCAAAGAAAAAATCGCTAATAAAGAACTCCATGCCATCGTGCTTAGCTACGCGGATTCAAATCACTATCTTGCGGGTGGTCAAGATAGTGATGGGAACTTGCATATCTTAATGCATGCTGAGGGCAAACTAACGCCGTTTAACTCGCTGCGAGAGGCCGAGACAAAGCTGGCGGAACTCGGTGCAACTCAAGCCTATCTCAGAGTTGAGTCTGCCTATGATGAAATTGGTCCTGAGGACGCTTCGGGAACGCATATCAGCAATATGGAGATCCGTCACTTAGCTCCATCCGACATAACCGTTTAA
- a CDS encoding glycosyltransferase family 9 protein has product MQYNNILIVRLSAIGDIVMASGLISALKARYPEAKLSWLAEPAGATLLQQNPLLDEVILWPRNEWQKVRKAQGIIALLKQVNTFKQQLASRQFDLVLDAQGLLKSGVLAWLSGAQYKVGINSREGSQWLMNKVVTSPWSADISSEYRAAAKFFGAPEAAFQYSLIASNETQRHAEALLFEHTQGQPYVVFCPFTTRAQKHWVDGHWSELYKQVKQSICTHIIMLGGPSDIAHSERLEKQMPGIINLTGKTTLLECSEIIRGAKGVIGVDTGLTHMAMAHHIPVIALFGSTLPYENTFNPNGRVLSDKLACSPCKRRPTCEARFDCMVGLTPQRVSSALGEVL; this is encoded by the coding sequence ATGCAATACAACAATATCCTTATTGTCCGACTCAGTGCCATTGGTGACATCGTGATGGCGTCAGGTCTTATTTCTGCACTAAAGGCACGTTATCCAGAGGCAAAACTGAGTTGGTTAGCAGAGCCTGCCGGCGCGACCTTGCTACAACAAAATCCATTGCTAGATGAGGTGATCCTTTGGCCTCGTAATGAGTGGCAAAAAGTGCGAAAAGCACAGGGGATCATCGCGCTACTTAAGCAAGTTAATACCTTTAAACAGCAGTTGGCTAGCCGACAATTCGACTTAGTACTCGACGCCCAAGGACTCCTTAAAAGTGGCGTGCTGGCTTGGCTTAGTGGTGCTCAATATAAGGTTGGGATCAATAGTCGCGAAGGCAGTCAGTGGCTTATGAATAAGGTAGTGACCTCGCCTTGGTCTGCTGATATCAGCTCGGAATACAGAGCTGCTGCGAAGTTTTTTGGTGCGCCAGAAGCGGCGTTCCAATATTCGCTCATCGCCTCGAACGAGACACAACGACATGCAGAGGCGCTGTTATTTGAGCATACCCAAGGTCAGCCTTATGTGGTGTTTTGCCCGTTTACAACGAGAGCACAGAAACACTGGGTGGATGGGCATTGGAGTGAGTTGTATAAACAAGTAAAGCAGTCTATTTGTACGCATATTATTATGTTGGGCGGACCAAGCGATATCGCACATAGCGAGCGCTTAGAAAAACAGATGCCGGGGATCATTAATCTAACCGGGAAAACGACATTGCTTGAGTGCAGTGAGATCATTCGGGGGGCAAAAGGCGTGATTGGCGTTGATACTGGGCTGACTCACATGGCGATGGCGCATCATATCCCGGTTATTGCATTGTTTGGTTCAACCTTGCCGTATGAAAACACTTTCAATCCAAATGGTCGCGTGTTGAGCGATAAACTTGCTTGCTCACCATGCAAACGTCGGCCAACCTGTGAGGCTCGTTTTGATTGTATGGTGGGGCTCACGCCACAAAGAGTCTCGAGCGCACTAGGAGAAGTGCTATGA
- a CDS encoding REP-associated tyrosine transposase — protein sequence MSWNDLRKGRISIPYAEYFITFNCHKRTPYFTDYRLARLFCQSISHNEQKFECCWQTWVLMPDHFHGLLTLGNAQLGKVVGELKGRTAYLLNKQLDSKYKIWQSAYYDHQLRSTEDRHTIARYIAANPLRTKLVSRIGDYPYWNSHFL from the coding sequence ATGAGCTGGAATGACCTGAGAAAAGGCAGGATATCAATCCCGTACGCGGAATACTTCATTACGTTTAACTGCCATAAACGCACGCCCTATTTTACGGATTATCGGCTGGCACGATTGTTTTGCCAATCTATCTCACATAATGAACAAAAGTTTGAGTGCTGTTGGCAAACATGGGTGCTAATGCCAGATCACTTTCATGGCTTACTAACACTTGGAAATGCACAACTTGGTAAGGTTGTTGGAGAATTAAAAGGCAGAACAGCTTACCTGCTAAATAAACAATTGGATTCAAAATACAAAATTTGGCAAAGCGCGTATTACGATCATCAGCTCAGATCCACAGAAGATAGGCATACCATTGCCCGCTATATTGCTGCAAACCCACTAAGAACCAAGCTAGTAAGCCGCATTGGTGATTATCCTTATTGGAACTCACACTTTTTATGA
- a CDS encoding 3-deoxy-D-manno-octulosonic acid transferase, with amino-acid sequence MAKVKATSRLRKRSAHSFWIGVYNSILLLCLPLIALILLKKWLCKPGYKKHFLQRLGIYDCKRLPACIHLHGVSVGECAAIAKLIPELHKQHPHLPIVFTCTTVAGSNYIERNWGEQVIHTYLPLDFQLTVGTFLAHFNPVLTMSVEMEWWPNLIRQSRNRGSRVMLVNARMTERSKNRYAKMLGLFTFMVSKVHKILPQSELSYQAFRELGVPPEKLMMCGNIKYDWPALKHADPTQKPSQLTWIAGSTHDTEEIAVVAAHKQLLEQNPAAQLIIAPRHPERFDEVWQLLQASGLSCQRYSQAPTLTANTQVYLLDTMGKLFAFYRDAHVAFIGGSLVKLGGHNPAEAIIQGAAVVMGSSRRNCEDICAPLSQAGALVEGNESQQIAKEVIGYWQNNATTAQQIQAGQAAIAKHNGALHKTTLQVLYQLKQAQRPVHSTRLHPMVIR; translated from the coding sequence ATGGCTAAGGTTAAGGCAACCTCTCGTCTTCGTAAAAGATCAGCTCATTCATTTTGGATTGGTGTTTATAACAGTATCCTGCTGTTGTGTTTACCTTTGATTGCGCTGATCTTATTAAAAAAATGGCTATGTAAACCGGGTTATAAAAAGCACTTTTTGCAGCGCTTAGGTATCTACGACTGTAAGCGTTTACCCGCCTGTATTCACTTACACGGCGTCTCTGTCGGCGAATGCGCCGCTATTGCTAAACTTATTCCTGAGTTGCATAAACAGCATCCTCATTTACCCATTGTTTTTACTTGTACCACGGTCGCGGGTTCCAACTATATTGAGCGAAACTGGGGGGAGCAAGTCATTCACACCTATTTGCCACTGGACTTTCAATTGACGGTTGGTACGTTCTTAGCGCATTTTAATCCGGTTTTGACCATGTCGGTTGAGATGGAGTGGTGGCCGAATCTTATCCGTCAGTCGCGTAACCGAGGCAGTCGAGTGATGCTAGTGAATGCACGCATGACCGAGAGATCAAAAAACCGTTATGCCAAAATGTTAGGTCTTTTTACCTTTATGGTGTCAAAGGTGCATAAAATCCTGCCGCAAAGTGAGCTAAGTTATCAAGCTTTTCGCGAGTTGGGTGTACCACCAGAAAAACTGATGATGTGCGGTAATATTAAGTACGATTGGCCAGCGCTTAAGCACGCCGACCCAACGCAAAAACCCTCTCAGCTGACATGGATTGCGGGGAGCACGCATGACACCGAAGAAATAGCGGTAGTTGCAGCGCATAAGCAGTTGTTAGAGCAAAATCCAGCGGCTCAGCTAATTATCGCACCGCGTCACCCTGAAAGGTTTGATGAGGTTTGGCAGCTGCTGCAAGCAAGCGGGCTGAGCTGTCAGCGTTACTCGCAGGCGCCAACATTAACGGCAAATACGCAAGTGTACCTGCTCGATACGATGGGCAAGCTATTTGCATTTTATCGTGATGCCCATGTTGCTTTTATTGGTGGCTCGTTAGTTAAGCTTGGTGGCCATAATCCTGCCGAAGCCATTATCCAAGGGGCCGCCGTCGTAATGGGAAGTAGTCGACGAAATTGTGAAGATATATGTGCGCCGCTGAGTCAAGCTGGTGCACTTGTTGAGGGTAACGAATCGCAGCAAATAGCCAAAGAAGTCATCGGCTATTGGCAAAATAATGCGACAACAGCACAACAAATACAAGCAGGGCAAGCCGCTATCGCAAAGCATAATGGCGCACTACACAAAACCACATTGCAAGTTTTATATCAGTTAAAGCAGGCGCAACGGCCAGTGCATAGTACCCGATTACATCCAATGGTGATCAGATAG
- a CDS encoding PKD domain-containing protein, with product MNKNLITSILCCSLLLAGCGGSGGDTTPVNQDSGKNGNNGNTDSNNGNTDSNNNNTDSGTDTTTKPVAKIQASAFGETGNVIQLSTAGSTIPENAEITWQWQAKPQGSNAQFSNPNAKQAHFTADVAGSYIVGLTIKSGSNESTTQFEIRVKEKTTPSVNTPPVADFTLTKQEIAINEHLQLDASSSSDSDGDSLSYKWKVTAPANVDEYTLVSPNNNLASFASKFAGEYTITLTVYDGKSSHSKSEKVIVIDNQPALKAVISAPSEVTLSSMTFVELKSDGSQYQGAVTPLWSFDSKPSGSQAAMATPNGFLTSLQLDKAGQYKIRFSLKDKQGRLSEATHTLTAKLGEANKPLVFVDAPESTKINEAIELSAKRSRDTSGRTLSFNWTFEPLETGLTYSVTNEDTDTVIFTPHGEGSYRYFVEVSNGELSQTASGVIKVHPENYGPTASMSPQISTATEGETKVFVVSAEDKDGDPLTYRWSLETKPENSTAVVNNADNRASITFDDAGNYVLKCTVSDGKVELVVAAFIKVSAAQNSAPVITALNYQGVLKTDAALQITSTVMDSDSNASNLTYFWKVVAPSGEVVDSTAVNDSSLQFTPVAPGDYQVSLSVVDEKSASVATKTMTLSVE from the coding sequence ATGAACAAAAACTTAATAACATCAATACTTTGTTGTTCACTATTACTAGCAGGATGCGGCGGTTCAGGCGGTGACACCACACCAGTCAATCAGGATAGCGGCAAAAATGGAAATAATGGCAACACAGATTCAAATAACGGCAACACGGATTCAAATAACAATAATACAGATTCAGGAACGGATACCACGACTAAGCCAGTCGCAAAAATTCAGGCAAGTGCCTTTGGGGAGACAGGCAACGTTATTCAGCTTAGCACTGCGGGAAGTACGATCCCTGAAAATGCCGAAATAACATGGCAGTGGCAAGCCAAACCCCAAGGCAGTAACGCTCAGTTTTCTAACCCCAACGCTAAGCAAGCGCACTTTACCGCTGATGTTGCAGGCAGCTACATAGTAGGGCTAACAATCAAGTCAGGTAGTAACGAATCGACAACACAGTTTGAGATCCGTGTAAAAGAAAAAACCACACCAAGTGTGAACACGCCTCCTGTCGCTGATTTCACACTCACAAAACAGGAAATTGCCATCAACGAGCATCTACAGTTAGATGCGAGCAGCAGCTCAGACTCAGACGGCGATAGTCTCAGTTATAAATGGAAAGTCACTGCTCCTGCTAATGTTGATGAATACACATTGGTAAGCCCTAACAATAACCTTGCCTCTTTTGCCTCTAAATTTGCGGGTGAATACACCATTACTTTAACCGTTTATGATGGTAAATCGTCACATAGCAAATCAGAAAAAGTCATCGTTATAGATAACCAGCCAGCTCTTAAAGCGGTTATTTCAGCGCCTTCAGAGGTTACATTAAGCTCAATGACTTTTGTTGAGCTGAAAAGCGATGGTAGTCAGTATCAAGGCGCTGTCACACCGCTTTGGAGTTTTGACAGCAAACCGAGCGGCAGCCAAGCCGCAATGGCAACACCAAATGGATTTCTCACCTCGCTTCAATTAGATAAGGCAGGGCAATATAAAATCCGCTTTAGCCTTAAAGACAAACAGGGCCGTTTAAGTGAAGCAACCCATACCTTAACGGCCAAATTAGGCGAAGCAAACAAACCGCTTGTATTCGTCGACGCGCCAGAGTCAACCAAAATTAATGAAGCCATCGAGCTTAGTGCCAAGCGAAGTAGAGATACAAGCGGCAGAACACTCTCCTTTAATTGGACGTTTGAGCCGTTAGAAACCGGTTTGACGTATTCCGTTACGAATGAAGACACCGACACGGTGATTTTTACGCCTCACGGAGAGGGGAGTTACCGTTATTTTGTGGAGGTAAGTAACGGTGAGCTAAGCCAAACCGCCAGTGGCGTGATAAAGGTTCACCCTGAAAACTATGGGCCCACAGCGTCTATGAGTCCACAAATATCTACAGCTACGGAAGGGGAAACCAAAGTCTTTGTGGTATCCGCAGAAGATAAAGACGGCGATCCGCTCACTTATCGCTGGTCGCTTGAAACGAAGCCTGAGAATAGCACTGCAGTGGTCAATAATGCTGATAATCGCGCGTCTATTACCTTTGATGACGCTGGTAACTATGTGCTGAAATGCACAGTGTCAGATGGTAAGGTTGAACTAGTAGTCGCGGCATTCATCAAAGTAAGTGCAGCTCAAAATAGCGCACCAGTAATTACAGCACTGAACTATCAAGGAGTACTGAAAACAGATGCTGCACTGCAGATCACTTCAACGGTTATGGATAGCGACAGCAACGCAAGCAATTTGACCTATTTTTGGAAGGTGGTTGCTCCGTCAGGCGAAGTGGTTGACAGTACCGCTGTAAATGACTCGAGCCTACAGTTCACTCCTGTAGCACCAGGCGACTATCAAGTAAGTTTAAGTGTTGTTGATGAAAAGTCCGCTTCCGTTGCAACTAAAACAATGACACTTTCAGTAGAATAA
- a CDS encoding FtsX-like permease family protein, which produces MLTSYLSTAIRVSKKQKLPTLLNIIGFSIGIAAAIIVALFAQSQLIVDKHQPDANHVYRVHLDLRSVGVGVRGAIDPRMPQLMQKHSQIQDLLIVSRVESLQYSGQPMADIVQIKEQRFKFKKAYVATPNLAEFVNISVLHGDLTRALTQPNLIALSQTESERLFGDTDVIGRQLAYEGGSYEVAAVFADLEANTHFDFDVLMYLPKLQRGPFSSHVYLKLQPEADPNALALEMTREMQKRAKNPNFKDIQFQFIPLTQLHFHTNGTVEMKQGGSYLALQVSVVLSILLVIIASANFINFNIASAAKRAKEVGIRKALGASKSQLVTQFLSESLLIVLSSGFLGVVIVELALPHFNPLIAQPLTLVYDSLFMLGLVVTLTVVGLLSGLYPALFISSFGAKKVLSGDFSRGRSSARIRKITLCLQGAIGVGLIAAISMIYQQMMLVKQLDVGYEKAQRIIIRELPSALIYQQQGNALLDELGQISGVAGWTLSDTNYATAINGGMHYTWPNGETYDGMLAVINTGYDVIDVLGLKLITGRGFSRDYTGDWYREQQNGEAHVAILITKKMAHLAGYEKLDEVIGVTVTVPRRKLTAKVVGVVEDIRIGSVNNAVQPTSLMLGHADGETANVVLKIAEGIVPDNVITEIEQVLAAHLNRRDIEVQSLSDEFLAAHKNELYTLTMLSIFSPLAIFLTLLGTFGLASFTTLRKEKELAIRKVLGATRIGLISLVAKEYLWLSALSMVLAIPLTYWLVGEWLNRFNERISQSIWIYGVAGLLVILLTWLTVLLVTYKIASQRPSRALRYE; this is translated from the coding sequence ATGCTCACTTCATATTTGAGTACAGCAATTCGGGTAAGTAAAAAGCAAAAGCTACCCACACTGCTCAATATCATCGGTTTCAGCATTGGAATTGCTGCTGCAATTATCGTGGCTTTATTTGCCCAAAGTCAGTTGATTGTTGATAAACATCAGCCTGATGCAAATCATGTTTATCGAGTACATTTAGATTTGCGTTCTGTCGGTGTGGGCGTGCGCGGTGCGATTGACCCCAGAATGCCGCAGCTGATGCAAAAGCACAGTCAAATACAAGATCTGTTGATTGTTAGCCGAGTTGAATCGTTACAATATAGTGGCCAACCAATGGCGGATATCGTGCAGATTAAAGAGCAGCGCTTTAAGTTCAAAAAAGCATATGTCGCGACGCCAAACTTGGCTGAGTTTGTAAATATCTCAGTATTACATGGAGACTTAACTCGGGCACTTACTCAGCCCAATCTTATTGCCCTTAGCCAGACAGAATCAGAGCGCTTGTTTGGCGACACAGATGTTATCGGTAGGCAGCTTGCTTACGAAGGGGGAAGCTATGAAGTGGCTGCTGTTTTTGCGGATTTAGAAGCAAATACACACTTTGACTTTGATGTGCTGATGTACTTACCCAAATTGCAGCGCGGTCCTTTTAGTAGTCATGTGTATTTGAAGTTGCAGCCAGAAGCTGATCCTAACGCGTTAGCGCTAGAGATGACGCGCGAGATGCAAAAAAGAGCTAAAAACCCTAACTTCAAAGACATCCAGTTTCAGTTTATTCCATTGACCCAGTTGCATTTCCACACCAATGGTACCGTAGAGATGAAGCAAGGAGGGTCTTATTTGGCACTACAAGTGAGCGTTGTGCTGAGTATTTTACTTGTGATCATAGCCAGCGCTAATTTTATTAACTTTAATATTGCCAGTGCAGCAAAGCGCGCTAAAGAAGTCGGCATACGTAAAGCGTTAGGTGCTAGTAAGTCACAACTCGTCACACAATTCCTGTCAGAATCTTTACTGATTGTGCTGTCTTCAGGGTTTTTAGGGGTTGTAATCGTTGAGTTGGCATTGCCGCACTTTAATCCGCTCATTGCGCAGCCCCTTACGTTGGTATACGACTCTCTATTTATGCTCGGTCTTGTGGTTACATTGACAGTGGTTGGACTACTTTCTGGGCTATATCCTGCTTTATTTATCTCGTCATTTGGCGCGAAAAAAGTGTTAAGTGGCGATTTTAGTCGAGGGCGTTCATCAGCAAGGATCCGCAAAATAACCTTATGCTTACAAGGTGCGATTGGCGTAGGGCTGATAGCAGCTATCAGCATGATCTATCAACAAATGATGCTGGTAAAACAGCTGGATGTAGGTTACGAAAAAGCACAGCGAATTATCATTCGAGAATTGCCCTCAGCGCTGATTTATCAGCAACAAGGTAACGCATTGCTTGATGAGTTAGGCCAGATCTCAGGTGTGGCTGGTTGGACATTGAGCGATACCAATTATGCAACCGCCATTAACGGTGGGATGCATTACACTTGGCCAAATGGCGAAACCTATGACGGCATGTTAGCAGTAATCAATACGGGTTATGACGTGATTGATGTACTCGGGTTAAAGTTGATTACTGGGCGAGGCTTTAGTCGCGATTACACTGGAGATTGGTATCGTGAACAGCAAAATGGAGAGGCGCATGTCGCTATCCTGATAACCAAAAAAATGGCTCATTTAGCGGGATATGAGAAGCTTGATGAGGTAATCGGCGTCACTGTTACCGTACCAAGGCGAAAATTGACAGCCAAGGTCGTGGGCGTAGTTGAGGATATCAGAATTGGTTCCGTGAATAATGCAGTACAACCTACTTCATTGATGCTTGGTCATGCCGATGGCGAAACTGCAAATGTGGTATTAAAGATCGCTGAAGGCATTGTTCCTGATAACGTGATCACTGAAATTGAACAAGTCCTTGCAGCACATCTCAATCGCCGTGATATAGAAGTTCAGTCTCTCAGCGATGAGTTCTTGGCGGCCCACAAGAATGAACTCTACACACTTACCATGCTATCTATCTTTAGTCCTTTAGCCATATTTCTGACCTTACTCGGAACATTTGGGTTAGCGTCATTTACTACCTTGCGCAAAGAAAAGGAATTAGCTATCCGCAAAGTGTTAGGCGCTACACGTATTGGGTTAATTAGCTTGGTTGCTAAAGAGTATTTGTGGTTATCTGCACTAAGTATGGTACTTGCCATCCCGCTTACGTATTGGCTAGTTGGTGAGTGGCTTAATCGCTTTAATGAGCGAATAAGTCAATCTATATGGATCTATGGAGTTGCAGGTCTACTTGTGATCTTGCTTACTTGGCTTACTGTTTTGCTCGTCACCTACAAGATTGCAAGTCAGCGCCCCTCACGAGCGCTACGCTACGAGTAG